The Mucilaginibacter mallensis genome has a segment encoding these proteins:
- a CDS encoding DUF4349 domain-containing protein encodes MKNRSLVMMLTGIVLLGACKNKSSYESAETADSARMEDKIADTTLMAKLVKTADIRFKVKNVQQTGENISALATKYNGMVMHHNMTSTDEQTHDVRLSDDSIMRISAFNTSADMTVKIPTEKLDEFLTTVSHMGIHVNESKMDIEDKSLDYLAEKLKLKNRQEFIAQQKQGKIIVKDPNKVMDLKDDMVDEQIGNKRIDDEVKYSVISMSFYQSNTISKEIIVNDDTSTYNLPFFSQLGMAIQNGWFIFSEVIIGLVNVWAFVLCGIAIWLGIRYYNKRKAHPIV; translated from the coding sequence ATGAAAAACAGATCATTAGTAATGATGCTGACAGGCATTGTATTGCTTGGCGCATGCAAAAATAAATCGAGTTATGAGTCTGCTGAAACTGCTGATAGTGCCCGTATGGAAGACAAAATTGCAGACACAACTTTAATGGCCAAGCTGGTAAAAACGGCCGATATCCGCTTCAAGGTTAAAAATGTACAGCAAACAGGCGAGAATATTTCAGCGCTTGCCACAAAATATAACGGCATGGTTATGCACCACAACATGACATCCACCGACGAGCAAACCCATGATGTACGCCTGAGCGATGACTCCATAATGCGCATCTCTGCTTTTAACACCAGTGCCGATATGACTGTGAAGATACCTACCGAAAAACTGGATGAATTCCTGACCACGGTAAGCCATATGGGTATCCATGTAAATGAAAGTAAAATGGATATTGAAGATAAATCACTGGATTACCTGGCAGAAAAATTAAAACTGAAGAACCGCCAGGAATTTATCGCCCAACAAAAACAAGGCAAAATTATAGTTAAAGATCCCAACAAGGTAATGGACCTGAAAGATGACATGGTAGATGAGCAGATTGGCAATAAAAGGATTGATGACGAGGTAAAATACAGTGTGATCAGCATGAGTTTTTACCAGAGCAACACCATCAGCAAAGAGATCATTGTTAATGATGATACATCAACCTATAACCTGCCTTTCTTTAGTCAGTTGGGCATGGCGATACAAAATGGCTGGTTTATTTTTAGTGAAGTGATCATTGGGCTGGTTAATGTATGGGCCTTTGTTTTATGCGGGATTGCAATATGGCTGGGTATAAGGTATTACAACAAGCGCAAAGCACACCCGATAGTTTAA
- a CDS encoding glycosyltransferase family 39 protein has protein sequence MFKKADFTINSHDNGYKIIIWSIIGIGIVLRLFHYFNDRSLWEDEIYLSTGIVKLSLSGLLHQSLDFQQKAPIGYLLIVKLCTMLFGSNEMGLRLFPLLCGIGSLFVFLPVAQYFLKPVGVIVALTVLAFAPPLVYHAIEAKQYCTELFATIIILYTYTQYQDKTDLKSFVLWGIWGATIVWFSYSSVFVLAGMACVLSLYYLIEKRWNVLLKLAIPFVLWFGSFAVNYIIFTQKNAHTGWLVYFFMKHDAFLPLSAAGIPWLLHQTFAFYNYPMGLSWFISYHSIGLQILERMAWVPVIFTCTGAYYLFKRNKRLLLFIVSTFLIVFLASAIKLYPFHERLTVFLAPLFILLIAAGCQFVFRRETKNVVQYILAGLLLFGPVKNSIAQVADTNLFGDYKKAYHREAFDYLNKHYQPGDMVYVSWNDLPAYNFYKMIDSMKFTAIEGIDYRYTSHNFNEYFSKLNTELKLFAGKKRVWILHNNNFDIEIGDYIGHPKWYYVHNDGIKQLDKWLATKGKVIEEFKVDNGGVSNVREMLMSFSK, from the coding sequence ATGTTTAAAAAAGCCGACTTCACAATTAATAGTCACGATAATGGCTATAAAATTATTATTTGGAGCATAATAGGGATCGGAATTGTTTTAAGGTTATTCCATTATTTTAATGACCGCTCCTTATGGGAAGATGAGATCTACCTTTCAACCGGGATAGTTAAGCTCAGTTTGAGCGGCCTGCTACATCAATCACTCGATTTTCAACAGAAGGCCCCCATCGGCTATTTGCTCATTGTTAAGCTCTGCACTATGCTGTTTGGCAGCAATGAAATGGGGTTAAGGCTATTCCCACTGCTCTGTGGCATAGGCTCATTATTTGTTTTTTTGCCAGTTGCCCAATATTTTCTAAAGCCTGTTGGGGTGATAGTTGCCTTGACCGTACTGGCATTTGCACCACCGTTAGTGTATCACGCAATTGAAGCCAAACAGTATTGTACGGAACTGTTTGCAACCATTATTATATTATATACTTACACCCAATACCAGGATAAAACTGATCTCAAATCTTTTGTTTTATGGGGAATTTGGGGTGCTACAATTGTCTGGTTCTCCTACTCCTCGGTATTTGTTTTAGCGGGGATGGCCTGTGTACTTAGCCTTTATTATTTAATAGAAAAGCGGTGGAATGTATTATTAAAACTAGCTATTCCCTTTGTATTATGGTTTGGCAGTTTCGCGGTAAATTATATCATATTTACCCAAAAGAATGCGCATACCGGCTGGCTGGTTTACTTTTTTATGAAGCATGATGCTTTCCTGCCTTTGTCTGCTGCGGGTATCCCGTGGCTATTGCATCAAACATTTGCGTTTTATAATTACCCTATGGGCTTAAGCTGGTTTATATCCTATCACAGCATAGGTTTACAAATCTTAGAGCGAATGGCATGGGTACCCGTAATATTTACCTGCACAGGGGCTTATTATCTGTTTAAACGCAACAAACGACTACTGCTATTCATCGTATCTACGTTCCTGATCGTATTTTTGGCTTCAGCTATAAAGCTTTACCCTTTTCATGAACGGTTAACTGTATTTTTAGCGCCATTGTTCATCTTATTGATAGCAGCAGGCTGCCAGTTTGTATTTCGTCGGGAAACAAAAAATGTAGTGCAATACATATTGGCAGGTTTATTACTATTTGGCCCGGTTAAAAACTCGATTGCCCAGGTTGCAGATACAAATTTATTTGGTGATTACAAAAAAGCGTACCATCGTGAGGCATTCGATTACCTGAACAAGCATTACCAGCCAGGCGATATGGTATATGTTTCCTGGAATGATCTCCCCGCCTACAATTTCTATAAAATGATCGACAGTATGAAGTTCACTGCTATTGAGGGTATAGATTATCGCTACACCAGTCATAATTTTAATGAATACTTCAGCAAGTTGAACACCGAGTTAAAACTATTTGCAGGCAAGAAACGGGTATGGATACTGCACAATAATAATTTTGATATTGAGATAGGCGACTATATCGGTCACCCGAAGTGGTACTATGTACACAATGATGGGATTAAGCAGTTGGATAAGTGGCTGGCAACAAAGGGTAAAGTTATTGAGGAATTTAAAGTTGATAATGGTGGTGTAAGTAATGTAAGGGAGATGCTGATGAGTTTTTCGAAGTAA
- the atpG gene encoding ATP synthase F1 subunit gamma has translation MANLKEVRNRIASVSSTQQITKAMKMVSAAKLKRATNAIVALRPYANKLKELLANLSASLEDGSSPFLQEREPAKVLIVVVTSNRGLAGAFNANAIKTANNLIAEKYSDQLKAGNVSIVAIGKKSQEYYQRRKFNVIGNNNDVYLDLNFSNVSKITDSIMQGFLKGEYDRVEIVYNHFRNAAMQFLVTEQLLPVPKAEKTEQNKGTQVDYILEPSQEEIVEQLIPKNIKIQLYRAVLDSHASEHGARMTAMDKATENAGDLLKALKLSYNQARQAAITTELTEIVSGAAALSGN, from the coding sequence ATGGCTAATTTAAAAGAAGTAAGAAACAGGATTGCATCGGTAAGCTCAACGCAGCAGATCACCAAGGCCATGAAAATGGTTTCGGCTGCCAAGTTAAAGCGTGCCACAAATGCCATAGTAGCTTTACGCCCTTATGCTAACAAGCTTAAGGAGTTATTGGCTAACCTTTCAGCAAGTTTAGAGGATGGCTCATCACCTTTTTTGCAGGAACGCGAGCCGGCGAAAGTACTAATAGTGGTAGTAACATCAAACCGTGGTTTGGCTGGTGCTTTTAATGCCAATGCTATTAAAACTGCTAATAATTTAATTGCCGAAAAATACAGCGACCAGCTAAAAGCAGGCAATGTATCAATAGTTGCAATTGGTAAAAAAAGCCAGGAATACTATCAACGCCGTAAGTTCAACGTTATTGGCAACAATAATGATGTATACCTCGACCTTAACTTTAGTAATGTTTCAAAAATAACTGACAGCATTATGCAAGGTTTTCTGAAAGGTGAGTACGACCGTGTGGAAATAGTTTATAACCATTTCAGGAACGCGGCTATGCAGTTTTTAGTTACTGAGCAGTTATTACCTGTTCCAAAGGCTGAAAAAACCGAGCAAAACAAAGGCACACAGGTTGATTATATACTAGAGCCTTCGCAAGAGGAAATAGTTGAACAACTGATACCAAAGAACATTAAAATACAATTATACCGCGCTGTACTGGATTCACATGCATCAGAGCATGGCGCACGTATGACGGCAATGGATAAGGCTACCGAGAATGCAGGTGACTTATTAAAAGCCCTTAAACTATCTTACAACCAGGCACGCCAGGCAGCTATCACTACAGAGCTTACCGAAATTGTGAGCGGTGCGGCTGCATTATCAGGCAATTAA
- the atpA gene encoding F0F1 ATP synthase subunit alpha, with amino-acid sequence MVEVRPDEVSAILRQQLSGFKSESELEEVGTVLQVGDGIARVYGLTKVQSGELVEFVSGLQGIVLNLEEDNVGVVLLGQSDNIKEGDTVKRTNRIASINVGEGMLGRVVNTLGEPIDGKGPIAGKTYEMPIERKAPGVIYRQPVTEPLQTGIKAIDAMIPIGRGQRELVIGDRQTGKTAVCIDTIINQKEFYAAGKMVICIYVACGQKASTVANIVRTLEENGAMPYSIVVAASAADPAPMQFYAPFAGAAIGEYFRDTGRPALIVYDDLSKQAVAYREVSLLLRRPPGREAYPGDVFYLHSRLLERAAKINQNDSIAREMNDLPESLKDVVKGGGSLTALPIIETQAGDVSAYIPTNVISITDGQIFLESNLFNAGVRPAINVGISVSRVGGNAQIKSMKKVAGTLKLDQAQYRELEAFSKFGSDLDASTKTVLDKGARNVEILKQGQYSPVTVEKQVAIIYLGTKNLMRNVPVKDIRKFEAEFTSQLEERHPEVLAALKAGKLDDSITGVLETVAKELSGKYN; translated from the coding sequence ATGGTAGAGGTAAGACCAGATGAAGTATCAGCAATATTGCGCCAGCAATTGTCAGGCTTCAAGTCAGAATCTGAATTAGAAGAAGTAGGTACCGTGCTCCAGGTGGGTGACGGTATTGCCCGCGTTTACGGGTTAACAAAAGTACAATCAGGCGAGTTGGTTGAATTTGTGAGCGGATTGCAAGGTATTGTACTTAACCTTGAAGAAGACAACGTAGGCGTTGTATTACTTGGTCAGTCTGACAATATAAAAGAAGGCGACACAGTAAAACGTACCAACCGTATCGCTTCAATAAACGTTGGTGAAGGCATGCTTGGTCGTGTTGTGAACACTTTGGGTGAACCGATTGATGGTAAAGGACCAATAGCCGGTAAAACTTATGAAATGCCTATCGAGCGTAAAGCTCCGGGTGTAATTTACCGCCAGCCGGTAACTGAGCCTTTGCAAACAGGTATTAAAGCTATCGATGCGATGATCCCTATCGGCCGCGGACAACGTGAGCTGGTAATCGGTGACCGCCAGACTGGTAAAACAGCTGTTTGTATCGATACCATCATCAACCAGAAAGAATTTTATGCTGCAGGCAAAATGGTTATATGTATCTACGTTGCTTGCGGTCAAAAAGCATCAACTGTAGCAAACATTGTACGTACGCTTGAAGAAAACGGCGCTATGCCATATTCAATAGTTGTTGCGGCCAGCGCTGCTGACCCTGCTCCTATGCAGTTCTACGCGCCATTTGCAGGTGCTGCAATTGGTGAATATTTCCGTGATACCGGACGCCCTGCTTTGATCGTTTATGATGATCTTTCAAAACAAGCTGTTGCTTACCGTGAGGTATCATTATTATTACGCCGCCCACCAGGCCGTGAAGCTTACCCGGGTGACGTATTTTACCTGCACAGCCGTTTATTAGAACGTGCCGCTAAAATCAACCAAAATGATTCTATCGCCAGGGAAATGAATGATTTACCGGAGTCATTAAAAGACGTGGTAAAAGGCGGTGGCTCGTTAACAGCGCTTCCAATCATTGAAACCCAAGCGGGTGACGTATCAGCATATATCCCAACCAACGTAATTTCAATTACTGACGGTCAGATATTCCTGGAGTCGAACCTGTTTAACGCAGGTGTTCGTCCGGCTATTAACGTAGGTATCTCGGTATCACGTGTAGGTGGTAACGCACAGATCAAATCAATGAAGAAAGTTGCCGGTACCTTAAAACTTGACCAGGCACAATACCGCGAGCTTGAGGCTTTCTCAAAATTCGGTTCTGATCTTGATGCATCAACAAAAACAGTATTGGATAAAGGTGCCCGTAACGTGGAGATCCTTAAACAAGGCCAATACTCACCTGTAACTGTTGAAAAACAGGTTGCTATTATTTACTTAGGTACTAAAAACCTGATGCGTAATGTACCTGTAAAAGATATCAGGAAGTTTGAAGCTGAGTTTACCAGCCAGCTGGAAGAGCGTCACCCTGAGGTATTAGCTGCCCTTAAAGCAGGTAAACTGGATGACTCAATTACCGGTGTACTGGAAACAGTAGCTAAAGAATTATCAGGAAAATATAATTAA
- the atpH gene encoding ATP synthase F1 subunit delta → MSEITVAIRYAKAIIDLATEQKTLEEINKDMEFFVHTIKANPQLNAVLANPIIYHDKKIKILEQIFGGKVNKLTIEFFKIMVNKSRAEILYVAAQEFLNQYDVIKHITKATVVSASPLSEENKKTILAELEQTTGGTIKLTAKVDADLIGGFVLTVGDKQIDTSVASSLAKLKKEFAQGVA, encoded by the coding sequence ATGTCAGAAATAACGGTAGCAATAAGGTACGCCAAAGCAATTATAGATCTTGCAACAGAGCAGAAAACGCTGGAAGAGATCAATAAGGATATGGAATTTTTTGTGCACACCATAAAGGCAAACCCGCAACTAAACGCGGTTTTGGCTAACCCTATTATTTATCACGATAAGAAGATAAAAATACTTGAGCAGATTTTTGGCGGCAAGGTTAACAAGCTAACCATCGAGTTTTTTAAGATCATGGTAAATAAAAGCCGTGCCGAAATATTGTATGTAGCTGCGCAGGAATTCCTGAACCAGTATGATGTTATCAAACACATCACCAAGGCTACAGTAGTATCAGCATCGCCATTATCTGAGGAAAACAAAAAAACAATTTTAGCTGAGCTTGAACAAACAACAGGTGGTACCATAAAACTTACCGCTAAAGTTGATGCCGACCTTATAGGCGGATTTGTACTAACCGTTGGTGATAAACAAATTGATACCAGCGTTGCCAGCAGCTTAGCTAAATTGAAAAAAGAATTTGCCCAGGGCGTGGCTTAA
- the atpF gene encoding F0F1 ATP synthase subunit B, giving the protein MELVTPELGLVFWTTISFLIFLFLLRKFAWKPILGAINDRERSIEDSLAKADAAKFEMERLSEEIEASLKQARIERDDILSEARKVKEKIIAESKDAAQAEGAKMIEKARIEITSLKAIAMADVKNQVASLSLEIAEKVLRKQFEDSKKQDELVTELLKEVKI; this is encoded by the coding sequence ATGGAGTTAGTTACCCCCGAATTAGGTTTGGTTTTTTGGACCACAATATCGTTCCTGATATTTTTGTTCCTGCTGCGCAAATTTGCATGGAAACCGATCTTAGGCGCAATTAATGATCGTGAACGCTCTATTGAAGATTCATTAGCTAAAGCAGATGCCGCTAAGTTTGAAATGGAACGCCTTAGTGAAGAAATAGAAGCTTCATTAAAACAAGCCCGTATTGAGCGCGATGATATATTATCTGAAGCCAGGAAAGTAAAAGAAAAGATCATTGCTGAAAGCAAAGATGCCGCACAGGCTGAAGGCGCAAAAATGATTGAAAAAGCCCGCATTGAAATAACCAGCCTGAAAGCCATTGCTATGGCCGACGTGAAAAACCAGGTAGCATCACTATCATTAGAGATTGCTGAAAAGGTTTTACGCAAACAGTTTGAAGACAGCAAAAAGCAGGACGAACTGGTTACTGAATTATTAAAAGAAGTGAAAATATAA
- the atpE gene encoding ATP synthase F0 subunit C has translation MVGKIGTLGAGLAVIGAGIGIGQIGGKAVEGIARQPEAASKIQTNMIIAAALVEGVALFAVVVAMIG, from the coding sequence GTGGTAGGTAAAATTGGAACTCTTGGTGCAGGTTTAGCCGTTATCGGTGCTGGCATCGGTATTGGTCAAATTGGTGGTAAAGCCGTTGAAGGTATTGCCCGCCAGCCAGAAGCTGCTTCCAAAATCCAAACAAACATGATCATCGCTGCGGCCCTTGTTGAAGGTGTTGCTCTATTTGCGGTGGTTGTTGCCATGATTGGCTAA
- the atpB gene encoding F0F1 ATP synthase subunit A, with amino-acid sequence MEKRSILNSKIFKLSRICALFVALLAISGTAFSQEKANNNPDKPYDPKVAIFEHIGDAHSWHVSLPLVKELSIPLPVIIYTSKGLEVFMSDKLYNANNEETAYQGKNYTYVLENGKIKVADAAGKPDETVRVLDFSITRNVASMWLGMIILLIIFGSVSSTYKKRVGKAPKGLQSFMEPLIVFVRDDIAIPNIGVKHGKYMSLLLTLFFFILINNLLGLVPFFPGGFNLTGNIAVTLSLSFIVLLVINFSGNKYYWKHIFAPDIPLWLYIIMVPVELIGIISKPFALMIRLFANITAGHIIVLSLISLIFIFKSLAVSPASIVFVVFMDTIELLVAFLQAYIFTMLTALFVGMAVEEHHHEHGAEI; translated from the coding sequence ATGGAAAAAAGGTCGATTTTGAACTCAAAAATATTTAAGCTTTCACGTATTTGTGCTCTTTTTGTTGCACTGTTAGCAATTTCAGGCACTGCATTTTCGCAAGAAAAGGCCAATAATAACCCCGATAAACCATATGATCCGAAAGTTGCGATTTTCGAGCACATTGGTGATGCACATTCATGGCATGTTTCATTGCCACTTGTTAAAGAACTCTCCATTCCCCTGCCGGTAATCATATATACTAGTAAAGGATTGGAAGTATTCATGTCGGATAAATTGTACAATGCTAATAATGAAGAAACGGCTTATCAGGGGAAAAATTATACCTACGTACTTGAAAACGGCAAAATTAAAGTAGCTGATGCTGCCGGCAAGCCAGACGAAACAGTAAGGGTATTGGATTTTTCAATCACCCGCAATGTTGCCAGCATGTGGTTAGGCATGATTATATTGCTTATCATCTTTGGCAGCGTGTCATCAACGTATAAAAAACGTGTTGGTAAAGCGCCTAAAGGTTTACAATCATTTATGGAGCCTTTGATAGTGTTTGTACGTGACGATATCGCTATTCCTAATATCGGTGTAAAACATGGTAAATACATGTCGTTATTACTTACACTGTTCTTCTTTATATTAATAAACAACCTGCTAGGTTTAGTACCTTTCTTCCCGGGAGGTTTTAACCTTACTGGTAACATTGCGGTAACACTATCATTATCATTTATTGTTTTATTAGTGATTAACTTTAGCGGTAACAAATATTACTGGAAACACATTTTCGCACCTGATATCCCATTGTGGTTATACATTATCATGGTGCCTGTGGAGTTGATCGGTATTATCTCAAAGCCATTCGCGTTGATGATACGTTTGTTCGCTAACATTACTGCAGGTCACATCATCGTATTAAGCTTAATATCATTAATATTTATATTTAAATCATTAGCGGTATCACCGGCATCAATAGTTTTCGTAGTATTTATGGATACTATAGAATTACTGGTAGCATTTTTACAGGCTTACATATTTACGATGTTAACCGCGCTATTTGTAGGCATGGCTGTTGAAGAACACCACCATGAACATGGTGCAGAAATTTAA
- a CDS encoding AtpZ/AtpI family protein, with translation MPINEQNDSDDNPGGASSLAKFTGLAFQMIAIIGAFTYAGYRIDKAENHTTQWVTAMLALTGVFISFYVVFKSLKN, from the coding sequence ATGCCCATAAATGAACAAAATGATAGCGACGACAACCCGGGCGGCGCAAGCAGCCTGGCTAAGTTTACCGGCCTTGCTTTCCAGATGATTGCCATTATAGGCGCGTTTACCTACGCAGGCTACCGTATTGATAAGGCAGAAAACCATACCACCCAATGGGTTACAGCCATGCTTGCCCTTACGGGCGTATTTATTTCTTTTTATGTTGTTTTTAAATCCCTCAAAAATTGA